A region from the Corallococcus silvisoli genome encodes:
- a CDS encoding IS5 family transposase (programmed frameshift): protein MKKDDGWRVPDELWRRIEPLLPARPEHPLGCHNPRVPDRQALDGILLVLRTGMQWGALKATALCHPSSAYRRFREWLSAGVFREFWRQGLLAYDGLAKIDWRWLALDGTQGKAPLGGEKTGPNPTDRAKRGTKRSLLTDSRGVPLGLVVAGANTNDFKLARSTLESIPVRRPLPSRSRRQTLCVDLGYAFRPVRELAQEYGFTLQAPRRRSQLGSKRVRRRRPSPRWVVERTHSWLNRFRRLLVRWEKREDTYVAMLHFALGIITWFHSLLPK, encoded by the exons GTGAAGAAGGACGACGGCTGGCGGGTGCCGGACGAGCTGTGGCGCCGTATCGAGCCGCTGCTGCCGGCACGTCCGGAGCACCCGCTGGGGTGCCATAACCCGCGAGTGCCTGACCGACAGGCCTTGGATGGAATCCTCTTGGTGCTGCGCACGGGGATGCAGTGGGGCGCGTTGAAAGCCACGGCCCTGTGCCATCCGTCCTCTGCCTACCGACGCTTCCGGGAGTGGTTGTCCGCGGGCGTCTTCCGTGAGTTCTGGCGTCAGGGGCTGCTGGCCTATGATGGCTTGGCGAAGATTGATTGGCGCTGGCTGGCGCTGGACGGCACCCAGGGCAAAGCGCCGCTGGGT GGGGAAAAAACCGGCCCCAATCCCACCGACAGAGCGAAGCGGGGCACCAAGCGCAGTCTGCTGACGGACTCGCGCGGCGTCCCCCTCGGCCTCGTGGTCGCTGGAGCCAACACGAACGACTTCAAGCTGGCGCGCTCCACGCTTGAATCGATTCCAGTCCGAAGGCCCCTCCCGAGTCGGAGCCGTCGTCAGACGCTATGCGTCGACCTGGGCTATGCCTTCAGGCCCGTACGCGAGCTGGCTCAGGAGTATGGCTTCACGCTCCAGGCACCGAGACGACGCTCCCAGCTCGGTTCCAAGCGCGTGCGGCGTCGACGCCCTTCGCCGCGATGGGTCGTCGAGCGAACCCACTCCTGGCTCAACCGCTTCCGACGTTTGCTGGTGCGCTGGGAGAAGCGAGAGGACACCTACGTCGCGATGCTGCACTTCGCGCTGGGCATCATCACCTGGTTCCACTCGCTCCTACCGAAATAG
- a CDS encoding Imm5 family immunity protein: MGVLKSLVQRATTVVRADPVCDLSLGLRQQIWMSMGHERGLGPGHARRMVLALETARHVLPLWESKYLQDRTPHTALDFAEEMRVARCEKSEGQDLWQQAWNHMVELSCSDEEDQRGIAAGFSAVQALRTCIEDELFPLAEVDEKLRDNQVDAEDMDASAFASAACAGGPVWDVLSDSARRLQFWEWWLSEAVPNAYRLERTPR; encoded by the coding sequence ATGGGTGTGTTGAAGTCGCTGGTTCAGCGGGCGACTACTGTGGTGCGAGCTGACCCCGTGTGCGATCTTTCACTGGGTTTGCGACAACAGATTTGGATGTCGATGGGGCATGAGCGAGGCCTTGGGCCAGGGCATGCTCGGCGTATGGTGCTCGCGCTCGAGACTGCGCGGCATGTGCTTCCTCTGTGGGAGTCGAAGTACTTGCAGGATCGAACGCCGCACACGGCGCTGGACTTCGCGGAAGAGATGAGAGTGGCAAGATGTGAGAAGAGTGAAGGCCAGGACCTCTGGCAGCAGGCCTGGAATCACATGGTTGAGTTGTCGTGCTCAGATGAGGAGGATCAGCGAGGGATAGCGGCGGGATTTTCTGCTGTACAGGCTTTGCGCACCTGTATTGAGGACGAGTTGTTCCCGCTGGCTGAGGTGGATGAGAAGCTACGCGACAACCAAGTCGATGCCGAAGACATGGATGCTTCGGCGTTTGCATCGGCTGCCTGCGCAGGCGGACCCGTTTGGGACGTATTGTCCGACTCTGCGCGTCGGCTTCAATTCTGGGAATGGTGGCTGTCAGAAGCCGTGCCCAATGCGTATCGCCTGGAGCGCACTCCGAGATGA
- a CDS encoding toxin-antitoxin system YwqK family antitoxin translates to MQRVQFDDLMVGDDQLMFWGDRPFSGVAFELFPNGRLAIETGYAEGLMEGGSRTWSELGVVVEEVQHWGGVRHGPSRSWDEEGRLRVEAVYEYGILVAEQRWSESGEKEGGWRMGPDDKLFRMLELNRDRFGGRAPPV, encoded by the coding sequence ATGCAGCGAGTGCAGTTCGACGACCTGATGGTGGGCGACGACCAGTTGATGTTCTGGGGAGACCGCCCGTTCTCAGGCGTGGCCTTCGAGCTCTTCCCCAATGGCCGCCTCGCAATTGAAACAGGCTACGCGGAAGGTTTGATGGAGGGGGGAAGTCGCACGTGGAGTGAGTTGGGTGTGGTGGTCGAGGAAGTTCAGCACTGGGGCGGCGTCCGCCATGGGCCGTCTCGGTCGTGGGATGAGGAGGGGAGACTCCGCGTTGAAGCGGTTTATGAGTATGGAATTCTGGTTGCGGAGCAGCGATGGAGTGAGAGTGGCGAGAAGGAAGGGGGATGGCGCATGGGACCCGATGACAAGCTCTTCAGGATGCTAGAGCTCAATCGGGACAGATTCGGCGGACGTGCACCGCCTGTGTGA
- a CDS encoding transposase domain-containing protein yields the protein MGRRNFLFGGHEAAGENLAGLYALVATCEANGVNPEEYLADMLLRVQMHPRLRIGELLPHEWMHRRTANPPASPLQPGP from the coding sequence CTGGGCCGGAGGAACTTCCTTTTCGGCGGCCATGAGGCCGCGGGGGAAAATCTCGCTGGCCTCTACGCCCTTGTCGCCACCTGCGAGGCCAATGGGGTCAATCCCGAGGAGTACCTAGCCGACATGCTGCTGCGTGTACAGATGCATCCCCGCTTGCGCATCGGTGAGCTGCTCCCCCACGAGTGGATGCACCGACGTACCGCCAACCCGCCCGCGTCGCCCCTCCAGCCCGGTCCCTGA
- the tnpC gene encoding IS66 family transposase, translated as MPRELPQDHFCPWREEAEELKERLTSLEAKMATLERHVFGKRTEKLPPVATELRGDADSTAALAEAAKQKRRERAARGAEEAPAREIRHAVPAEERHCPACGSEDLKPLGQGRTSVVYEYMPARFEKQVHVQEVLACACGRGVITAPPPARVVDRGEYGPGFLSHVVTSKCADAMPLHRLAQRIERGGVPMSRSTLTDLFHQAASVLMPLSQHLLQCIASADVVWADETPVRVLDVKKTRQGYLWTFLTQTPEGQWLIGYRFSLGRASTTPKDVLGDTRGALVVDAYTGYNAVTLPEGRVRVGCWAHVRRRFFEALPTAPEAREALDFILALYRVEALARDAGVMRTDAHRELRQQQSLPILLALRGWLEAQAPRHLPKGPMGQALSYALKQWDALTRFVFDARLPLDNNRSEAALRKAALGRKNFLFVGHEAAGANLAGLYALVATCEANGVNPEAYLADVLLRVQTHPHSRIGELLPHEWMRRRTADPPKSPLQPSP; from the coding sequence GTGCCCCGAGAGCTGCCTCAGGACCACTTCTGCCCCTGGCGCGAGGAGGCGGAGGAACTCAAGGAGCGCCTGACGTCGCTGGAGGCGAAGATGGCGACGCTGGAGCGCCACGTCTTCGGCAAGAGGACGGAGAAGCTGCCCCCGGTGGCGACGGAGCTGCGCGGGGACGCGGACTCGACGGCGGCCCTGGCCGAGGCCGCGAAGCAGAAGCGGCGCGAGCGGGCCGCCCGCGGGGCCGAGGAGGCCCCGGCGCGGGAGATTCGCCACGCGGTGCCGGCCGAGGAGCGCCACTGCCCGGCGTGCGGCAGCGAGGACTTGAAGCCGCTGGGCCAGGGCCGCACCTCGGTGGTGTACGAGTACATGCCGGCCCGCTTCGAGAAGCAGGTTCACGTGCAGGAAGTCCTCGCGTGCGCGTGCGGCCGGGGCGTCATCACCGCTCCGCCTCCAGCCCGGGTGGTGGACCGGGGCGAGTACGGCCCCGGCTTCCTCTCCCACGTGGTGACGTCGAAGTGCGCGGACGCCATGCCCCTGCACCGACTGGCCCAGCGGATTGAGCGCGGTGGGGTGCCCATGAGTCGCAGCACGCTGACGGACCTCTTCCACCAGGCCGCCTCGGTGCTGATGCCTCTCTCCCAGCACCTCTTGCAATGCATTGCGTCCGCGGACGTGGTGTGGGCCGACGAGACACCCGTGCGCGTGCTGGACGTGAAGAAGACTCGCCAGGGCTACCTCTGGACTTTCCTCACCCAGACGCCCGAAGGGCAGTGGCTCATCGGCTACCGCTTCAGCCTGGGCCGCGCCAGCACGACGCCCAAGGACGTGCTGGGCGACACGAGGGGCGCCCTCGTGGTGGATGCCTATACCGGCTACAACGCGGTGACGCTGCCCGAAGGGCGCGTGCGCGTCGGGTGCTGGGCTCACGTGCGTCGCCGCTTCTTCGAGGCGCTCCCCACTGCGCCCGAGGCCCGCGAGGCCCTGGACTTCATTCTCGCCCTCTACCGCGTGGAAGCCCTGGCGCGCGACGCGGGCGTCATGCGCACCGACGCGCACCGAGAGCTGCGCCAGCAGCAGAGTCTCCCCATCCTCCTGGCACTACGTGGCTGGCTGGAAGCACAGGCCCCACGCCACTTGCCCAAGGGCCCCATGGGCCAGGCCCTCTCCTACGCGCTGAAGCAGTGGGACGCCCTGACGCGCTTCGTCTTCGACGCGCGTCTTCCTCTCGACAACAATCGCTCGGAAGCAGCGCTGCGCAAGGCCGCCCTGGGCCGAAAGAACTTCCTCTTCGTCGGACATGAGGCTGCGGGGGCCAACCTCGCAGGCCTCTACGCACTGGTGGCCACCTGCGAGGCCAACGGCGTCAATCCCGAGGCCTACCTCGCTGACGTGCTGCTGCGCGTGCAGACACACCCTCACTCGCGCATCGGTGAGCTGCTACCCCACGAGTGGATGCGGCGACGCACCGCCGACCCGCCCAAGTCGCCCCTCCAGCCCAGTCCCTGA